The following are from one region of the Arachis duranensis cultivar V14167 chromosome 10, aradu.V14167.gnm2.J7QH, whole genome shotgun sequence genome:
- the LOC107469538 gene encoding methyl jasmonate esterase 1-like encodes MEQVKKQHPQTRVFILLLIILLSFTSKSSGSSSSESSKNKKHHFVLVHGSCHGAWSWYKVITLLKSRGHNVTALDLAASGVNQKNASELKSISEYFEPLTKFMASSVDEGQRVVLVGHSFGGFAISYAMEHFPHKISVAVFITAFMPSPLNVSPVYQMVISELEPVQDNRFTYNKGPNKSATTFIFGPHYLASRLYQHSPKQDWNLETTLMRAFRLFSNEDVTKVLTLSHAKYGSVSRVYVVSEKDVLITPNLQRRIIKDNPPNRVVEIAGSDHMVMMSKPKDLYLQLQSIAANYD; translated from the exons ATGGAACAAGTAAAGAAGCAGCATCCCCAAACACGAGTTTTTATCTTGTTATTGATTATCCTATTGTCTTTCACAAGCAAATCATCAGGATCATCATCATCGGAgtcatcaaaaaataaaaagcatcaCTTTGTTCTAGTGCATGGATCATGCCACGGAGCATGGTCATGGTACAAGGTTATTACACTTCTCAAATCACGGGGTCACAATGTGACTGCCTTAGACTTGGCAGCTTCAGGGGTCAACCAAAAGAATGCTTCGGAGCTTAAATCAATTTCTGAGTACTTTGAACCTCTGACTAAGTTCATGGCTTCATCAGTGGATGAAGGTCAAAGAGTAGTTCTTGTTGGTCATAGCTTTGGTGGCTTTGCCATATCCTATGCCATGGAGCATTTTCCTCACAAGATTTCTGTGGCTGTTTTTATCACTGCTTTCATGCCGAGTCCACTCAACGTTTCCCCCGTCTATCAAATG GTAATTAGCGAATTAGAACCTGTTCAAGACAATCGTTTCACTTATAATAAGGGACCTAATAAATCGGCCACAACATTCATTTTTGGACCACACTACCTTGCATCTCGATTGTATCAACACAGTCCGAAACAG GATTGGAATCTAGAAACAACGTTGATGAGAGCATTTAGATTATTCAGCAACGAAGATGTAACAAAGGTGCTAACTCTATCACATGCAAAATACGGTTCTGTAAGTCGTGTTTATGTTGTGTCAGAGAAAGATGTTTTGATCACTCCAAATCTTCAACGACGGATAATTAAAGACAATCCTCCAAATCGCGTGGTTGAGATTGCTGGATCAGATCACATGGTCATGATGTCCAAACCGAAAGATCTTTACCTGCAACTACAATCCATTGCTGCTAATTATGATTGA